In the Muricauda sp. MAR_2010_75 genome, one interval contains:
- a CDS encoding outer membrane beta-barrel family protein, producing the protein MKKAKAQLFLFLLFGMGMTFVHGQIQGKIMDSNGEPVPFANVVLYQTVDTTLVTGTITNDEGNFSLLPEKEGDFLVRISNLGYADSHTPITVNSSSEVYNLGTLFLEEAFNELDEVVLAAKKNIIQRTPEGQVINVQSSVMTKGSNALQVLERVPGVILDRRNNQFTMNGQSGVTVMFNGRRMPMSMEDVMALLESTLADNIEKVELITSPTAKYDADGGAGIINIVFKNDVDTGDQLNFSGSLGYGYREKASTSLNYAYGRENFRFNLGYSVFHDHGKNGFEGSGTSNSPIFDAFSQTDFSTYFDYSNNSHTINLGSGYQLDSKTEIGGELSLSLAKNHSISDVNNRRTIEGQDFFRSHLVTSGTTQKNNLISSLYVTRKFSERSNINVDIGYLTYKNDSPALTQSEYFDANDDPVVPENEVFTDGNRGASESAIRLGVAKVDYALKISDNLETEFGVKGSYSTNTNDSKIETNFDGVWEVDPRSQSRIESEEKLWAAYGQFRLALGEKSKINAGLRYEDWKRTLTTAEDDFVIQQFFPSFSYQYALTENQNVNFNYHKRISRPVYSDLVTSLYYNDPTAIFTGNPLLKPSITNTLQLEYVKNGFSAGLSYQKETNPIIRYQLTSTPQNDILVVSPQNADYQKSLNLFLNLPVQWARWAKLNLSTTSAIRDYHISYNPEPKGKTYFYQSLNFTQTFQLPWEMDMEFSGWYNFDHYNGTNFTEGFGMVNFGLSKQFKKNWGTLQFSVTDLFKSLDIDTHISGMAPIVFDIDTRSRYRDESAFTRIFRITYTRSFGGNGNKSSRNLEKEEFRRVD; encoded by the coding sequence ATGAAAAAAGCTAAAGCCCAACTGTTTCTCTTTCTACTCTTTGGAATGGGAATGACCTTTGTTCATGGGCAGATTCAAGGTAAAATAATGGACAGTAATGGTGAACCAGTGCCTTTTGCCAATGTAGTACTCTACCAAACGGTGGATACCACTTTGGTTACAGGGACTATTACTAATGATGAGGGCAATTTTTCCCTACTTCCCGAAAAAGAAGGTGATTTTTTGGTTCGAATCAGCAATCTAGGCTATGCTGATAGCCATACTCCTATCACTGTGAATTCATCATCTGAGGTATACAATTTAGGAACATTATTCCTTGAAGAGGCGTTCAACGAGTTGGATGAGGTGGTTTTGGCTGCAAAGAAAAATATTATTCAACGTACCCCGGAAGGGCAGGTAATCAACGTACAGAGCAGTGTCATGACCAAAGGGAGCAATGCCCTACAGGTTTTGGAACGGGTTCCGGGGGTCATTTTGGACCGACGAAACAATCAATTTACCATGAATGGACAAAGTGGGGTGACGGTCATGTTCAATGGCCGAAGAATGCCGATGTCCATGGAAGATGTTATGGCTCTTTTGGAGAGTACCTTGGCGGACAACATTGAAAAAGTGGAACTGATTACATCGCCCACGGCCAAATACGATGCCGATGGTGGGGCGGGCATCATCAATATTGTGTTCAAAAATGATGTGGATACTGGCGACCAACTCAATTTTAGCGGAAGTCTGGGGTATGGCTATCGTGAAAAGGCCAGTACCTCCTTGAACTATGCATATGGCAGGGAAAATTTTCGGTTTAATCTGGGATATTCGGTATTCCATGACCATGGTAAAAACGGTTTTGAAGGTTCGGGCACCAGTAACAGTCCTATTTTTGATGCCTTCAGCCAGACCGATTTTTCCACCTATTTTGATTACAGCAACAATTCCCACACTATTAATTTAGGTTCGGGGTATCAGTTGGATTCCAAAACGGAGATAGGAGGAGAGCTTTCCCTTTCCTTGGCGAAAAATCACTCCATATCCGATGTGAATAACCGGAGAACCATTGAAGGACAGGATTTTTTTAGATCGCATTTGGTTACCTCGGGAACCACCCAAAAAAACAATCTCATCTCATCGCTTTATGTGACCCGGAAGTTTTCTGAACGCTCAAACATCAATGTGGATATCGGGTACCTCACCTATAAAAATGACAGTCCCGCCTTAACCCAAAGTGAGTATTTTGATGCCAATGACGACCCTGTCGTTCCAGAAAATGAGGTTTTTACGGATGGGAACCGGGGTGCCAGTGAATCCGCCATCCGATTGGGGGTGGCCAAGGTGGATTATGCGCTAAAGATCAGCGACAATTTGGAGACCGAATTTGGAGTTAAGGGTAGCTATTCCACCAATACCAACGACAGCAAAATTGAAACCAATTTCGATGGGGTCTGGGAAGTGGATCCCCGTTCCCAAAGTCGTATTGAAAGCGAGGAAAAATTATGGGCAGCCTATGGACAGTTTCGACTTGCATTGGGTGAAAAATCAAAAATCAATGCAGGTCTACGGTATGAAGATTGGAAACGTACTTTGACCACGGCGGAGGATGACTTCGTCATTCAGCAATTTTTCCCTTCATTTTCGTATCAGTATGCCCTGACTGAAAATCAAAATGTAAACTTTAATTATCATAAGCGTATTAGCAGGCCAGTTTATTCCGATTTGGTCACCAGCTTATATTACAATGACCCCACTGCCATTTTTACGGGGAATCCGCTGTTGAAGCCCAGCATCACGAACACGTTGCAATTGGAGTATGTAAAGAATGGTTTCAGCGCAGGGTTGTCCTATCAAAAAGAGACCAATCCGATTATTCGCTATCAGTTGACTTCCACACCGCAGAACGATATCTTGGTAGTATCGCCCCAAAATGCAGATTACCAAAAAAGTTTGAACTTATTCTTGAACCTTCCCGTGCAATGGGCTCGTTGGGCCAAACTGAATCTGTCCACAACTTCGGCCATCCGGGATTATCACATTTCCTATAACCCAGAGCCTAAGGGAAAAACCTATTTCTACCAAAGTCTGAATTTTACACAAACCTTTCAACTGCCCTGGGAGATGGACATGGAATTTTCGGGATGGTACAATTTTGACCATTATAACGGCACCAACTTCACTGAGGGCTTTGGGATGGTCAATTTTGGCTTGTCCAAACAGTTCAAAAAGAATTGGGGTACATTGCAGTTTAGTGTTACAGACTTATTCAAATCCTTGGATATTGATACGCACATCAGCGGGATGGCCCCCATTGTTTTTGATATTGATACCCGTTCGCGATACCGCGATGAATCTGCATTTACCCGGATTTTTAGGATTACCTATACCCGAAGTTTTGGTGGTAACGGCAACAAATCCTCCCGAAATTTGGAAAAAGAAGAGTTTCGCAGGGTAGATTAG
- a CDS encoding RNA methyltransferase gives MNRKLENSELERLDVEAFKQTDKSPIIIVLDNIRSLNNIGSVFRTADAFLIQKIYLCGIAATPPHKDIRKTALGATESVEWEYRKDTLELVGELKQRGIRTVAVEQAENAIMLNDFTVDTKETIALIFGNEVKGVSQEVVTASDVVVEIPQFGTKHSLNISVSAGVVVWDIWTKCNPKK, from the coding sequence ATGAACCGGAAACTGGAAAATAGCGAATTGGAGCGCTTGGATGTGGAGGCATTCAAGCAAACGGATAAATCGCCCATTATTATCGTTTTGGACAACATCCGAAGCTTGAACAATATTGGTTCCGTGTTTCGCACAGCTGATGCCTTTCTGATCCAAAAAATCTATCTCTGCGGCATTGCGGCCACACCACCGCACAAAGACATCCGGAAAACGGCTTTGGGTGCTACGGAAAGTGTGGAATGGGAATACCGAAAGGATACTTTGGAACTTGTTGGGGAACTAAAACAACGTGGTATTCGAACCGTGGCAGTGGAACAGGCCGAAAACGCCATCATGCTCAATGATTTTACGGTTGATACCAAAGAGACCATCGCCTTGATTTTTGGAAATGAGGTAAAAGGCGTTTCCCAAGAAGTGGTCACTGCCAGTGACGTGGTTGTGGAGATTCCCCAGTTTGGAACTAAACATTCGTTGAATATCTCGGTAAGTGCGGGTGTAGTGGTTTGGGACATCTGGACCAAATGCAACCCCAAAAAGTAA
- the mutS gene encoding DNA mismatch repair protein MutS: protein MQQYNAIKTKHPDALLLFRVGDFYETFGDDAVKAAKILGIILTHRNNGGDKTELAGFPHHSLNTYLPKLVKAGQRVAICDQLEDPKQTKSIVKRGVTELVTPGVALNDDILSAKSNNFLCAVHFGRNKLGISFLDISTGEFLTSEGSSEQMDKLLQNFGPNEVLVSKSHKKEFTELFGNQFHSFFLEDWIFQEDYADESLNSHFGTKTLKGFGIEHLAHGIVASGAVLHYLSETQHSRLQHINKIQRIAEEEYVWMDRFTIRNLELYHSPHQNAVTLLDIIDKTLSPMGGRLLKRWLALPLKNIEKIQQRHQVVSYLKDATEQLEKTQHWIKQMGDLERLISKLATGKINPKEVIQLKNSLEAIIPIKQLAQESSNASLQSIGERLDACDALRNKIKETLNEEAPVNLAKGNTIAEGYSEELDELRNLAFSGKDYLDKMLERETEITGITSLKIASNNVFGYYIEVRNTHKDKVPDTWIRKQTLVNAERYITEELKEYEAKILGAEERIHLLEQQLFEQLLVWMQEYIAPVQQNAYLIAQLDCLCGFAQLAKENHYVEPLMEESTQLDIKEGRHPVIEKQLSLGDSYVTNDVLLNREEQQIIMITGPNMSGKSALLRQTALIVLLAQMGSLVPASEAKIGVVDKIFTRVGASDNISMGESTFMVEMNETASILNNLSERSLVLLDEIGRGTSTYDGISIAWAISEYLHEHPARAKTLFATHYHELNEMTTTFPRIKNYNVSVKELEDNVLFLRKLVPGGSEHSFGIHVAKMAGMPQQVIQKANKILKKLEKSHSSEEMTGKLQSSQNEMQLSFFNLDDPLLEEIKEEILHLDIDTLTPVEALMKLNEIKRLLSKKKKATS from the coding sequence ATGCAACAGTACAATGCCATCAAGACCAAACATCCTGATGCCTTGTTGTTGTTCCGTGTTGGGGATTTTTATGAAACTTTTGGGGACGATGCCGTGAAGGCCGCCAAGATTTTGGGCATCATCCTTACCCACCGAAATAATGGGGGCGATAAGACCGAACTGGCGGGATTCCCGCATCACTCCCTCAACACTTACCTGCCCAAATTGGTGAAGGCTGGTCAGCGGGTAGCCATTTGCGATCAATTGGAGGACCCCAAACAGACCAAAAGTATTGTAAAGCGAGGCGTAACGGAACTCGTAACACCTGGTGTAGCCCTTAATGATGACATCCTTTCCGCCAAGAGCAATAACTTTTTGTGTGCTGTCCATTTTGGACGAAATAAACTGGGGATTTCCTTCTTGGATATTTCCACAGGTGAATTTTTGACTTCGGAAGGTTCTTCGGAGCAAATGGACAAGCTGCTCCAAAATTTTGGACCGAATGAAGTCTTGGTTTCAAAAAGTCATAAAAAAGAATTTACTGAGCTTTTTGGCAACCAATTCCATAGCTTCTTTTTAGAGGATTGGATTTTTCAGGAGGACTATGCCGATGAAAGCTTGAACAGTCATTTTGGCACCAAAACCCTAAAAGGGTTTGGGATAGAACATTTAGCGCATGGCATTGTCGCTTCAGGAGCGGTACTGCATTATCTGTCGGAAACACAACACAGCCGGTTGCAGCATATCAACAAAATCCAACGCATTGCCGAAGAGGAATATGTGTGGATGGACCGATTTACCATCCGAAATCTGGAACTGTACCATTCGCCCCATCAAAATGCAGTGACCCTGCTAGACATTATTGATAAAACCCTGTCCCCCATGGGCGGGCGGTTGTTGAAACGATGGCTGGCGCTTCCGTTGAAAAATATCGAAAAAATCCAGCAACGCCATCAGGTGGTTTCTTATTTGAAGGATGCAACCGAGCAATTGGAAAAGACCCAACACTGGATCAAACAGATGGGCGACCTGGAGCGACTTATCTCCAAACTGGCCACGGGTAAAATCAACCCGAAGGAAGTCATCCAACTGAAAAATTCACTGGAAGCGATAATTCCCATTAAGCAATTGGCGCAAGAAAGTTCCAATGCTTCGTTGCAATCCATCGGTGAGCGATTGGATGCCTGCGATGCGCTTCGAAACAAAATCAAGGAAACACTAAACGAAGAAGCTCCGGTCAACCTTGCCAAAGGCAACACCATTGCTGAGGGCTACTCGGAGGAATTGGACGAACTCCGAAACCTCGCCTTTTCCGGGAAGGATTATCTCGATAAAATGCTGGAGCGCGAAACTGAAATTACGGGTATCACCTCGCTCAAAATTGCCTCCAACAATGTGTTCGGCTATTATATTGAGGTGCGCAACACCCATAAAGACAAAGTTCCCGACACTTGGATTCGCAAGCAGACCCTCGTCAATGCGGAACGCTATATTACCGAAGAGCTTAAGGAATACGAAGCTAAAATCTTAGGGGCAGAAGAACGCATTCACCTGCTGGAACAGCAATTGTTTGAGCAGTTGTTGGTCTGGATGCAGGAATACATTGCTCCTGTACAACAAAATGCCTATCTCATTGCTCAATTGGACTGCCTCTGCGGATTTGCCCAACTTGCTAAAGAAAACCACTACGTGGAACCTCTAATGGAGGAATCCACCCAATTGGACATCAAGGAGGGACGGCATCCGGTGATTGAAAAGCAATTGTCCCTGGGCGATAGTTATGTGACCAATGACGTACTTCTGAATCGGGAGGAACAGCAGATTATCATGATCACAGGGCCGAATATGAGTGGTAAATCGGCTTTGTTGCGGCAAACCGCCCTCATTGTACTCTTGGCCCAGATGGGCAGTTTGGTGCCTGCATCGGAAGCCAAAATTGGAGTGGTGGACAAGATTTTTACCCGGGTTGGAGCCAGCGACAATATTTCTATGGGGGAATCCACGTTTATGGTGGAAATGAACGAAACGGCCTCCATTCTCAACAACCTTTCTGAACGTAGTTTGGTATTATTGGATGAAATTGGTCGTGGAACCAGTACCTATGATGGGATTTCCATTGCGTGGGCCATTTCGGAATACCTGCATGAGCATCCAGCAAGGGCCAAAACCCTTTTTGCCACGCATTACCATGAGCTCAATGAAATGACCACGACCTTTCCGCGGATTAAAAACTACAATGTTTCGGTGAAGGAATTGGAAGATAACGTGCTTTTCCTAAGGAAACTTGTGCCCGGTGGTAGTGAGCATAGTTTTGGAATCCATGTGGCAAAAATGGCGGGAATGCCCCAACAGGTCATCCAAAAGGCAAACAAAATCCTTAAAAAGCTGGAAAAGTCGCATTCAAGCGAAGAGATGACAGGCAAATTGCAATCCTCACAAAACGAGATGCAGCTCAGCTTCTTTAATCTGGATGACCCATTACTAGAAGAAATCAAGGAAGAAATCTTGCATTTGGACATCGACACCCTTACTCCGGTGGAGGCTTTGATGAAGCTCAATGAAATCAAACGTTTGCTGAGCAAAAAGAAAAAAGCGACCTCCTAA
- the folK gene encoding 2-amino-4-hydroxy-6-hydroxymethyldihydropteridine diphosphokinase, whose protein sequence is MGQSQHVYLSLGSNLGNRHATLQKAIFRIEKKVGKVLSVSNVYENPAVGFEGDDFLNICLATLTKLSPTDLLEAILEIERHFGRDRSGGEGFKSRTLDIDIIFYGKEVIDLSHLKIPHPQMQHRNFVLKPLANIAPQFYHPVLQKDIRNLLQECKDRSKMEKTKYKLFRNRAELFSKLQFIAIEGNIGAGKTTLSKMIAEDFNAKLVLERFADNPFLPKFYEDQSRYAFPLEMSFLADRYQQFTDDTSQFDLFKNFMVSDYDIFKSLIFAKITLQNDEFNLYRKVFNFMYKEVKKPEIYLYLYQNTERLLLNIKKRGRDYEQKIPPEYLEKINRGYLDFIKDHPEQNSIILDMSELDFVNNPKDYETILEQLEDTIILADF, encoded by the coding sequence ATGGGCCAATCTCAACATGTATATCTTTCCCTGGGCAGCAATTTGGGAAATCGGCATGCCACACTCCAAAAGGCTATTTTTCGTATTGAAAAAAAGGTGGGCAAGGTTCTGTCTGTATCCAATGTATATGAAAATCCTGCAGTGGGGTTTGAGGGAGATGATTTTCTCAACATTTGCTTGGCTACCTTGACCAAACTCTCCCCAACAGATTTATTGGAGGCGATTTTGGAGATTGAAAGGCATTTTGGTAGAGATCGTTCCGGGGGCGAAGGCTTTAAATCCCGTACCTTGGACATAGACATCATTTTCTATGGGAAGGAAGTCATAGACCTCTCCCACCTGAAGATTCCCCACCCGCAAATGCAGCACCGGAACTTTGTACTGAAACCCCTGGCCAATATTGCTCCACAATTTTATCACCCTGTGCTGCAGAAGGACATTCGAAATCTATTGCAGGAATGCAAGGATCGTAGTAAAATGGAAAAGACCAAATACAAACTGTTCCGAAACCGGGCCGAGCTTTTTTCCAAATTACAGTTCATTGCCATTGAGGGTAACATTGGCGCTGGGAAGACCACCCTGTCCAAAATGATTGCTGAGGATTTTAATGCCAAATTGGTATTGGAACGCTTTGCAGACAACCCTTTTCTACCCAAATTTTATGAAGATCAGTCCCGCTATGCCTTTCCGTTGGAAATGTCCTTTTTAGCGGATCGCTACCAGCAGTTTACAGATGACACCTCACAGTTTGACCTGTTCAAAAACTTTATGGTGAGTGATTACGACATTTTTAAATCGCTCATTTTTGCGAAGATCACCTTACAGAACGATGAGTTTAATTTGTACCGAAAGGTTTTCAATTTCATGTACAAAGAGGTAAAAAAACCTGAGATTTACCTCTATCTCTATCAAAATACAGAGCGGTTGCTGCTAAATATCAAGAAACGGGGAAGGGATTACGAACAAAAGATTCCACCTGAATATTTGGAGAAAATTAACCGTGGTTATCTGGATTTTATCAAGGATCATCCCGAACAAAACAGTATAATTTTGGATATGAGCGAGTTAGATTTTGTAAACAATCCCAAAGATTATGAAACCATTTTAGAGCAGTTGGAAGACACTATTATTTTGGCTGATTTTTAA
- a CDS encoding queuosine precursor transporter, with protein sequence MTQNDRKKAFSIYLYMGALFITSLVVSNLIFQKFFYWNPFGDTTVFGAPLFELSVGILPYPITFLITDLISEIFGKKKANQVVTAGIFASFFSMGIILLANYSPAIASSPVDDITFTKVFGLSPLGVLASMLAYLAAQYIDISIYHFWKRVTKGKMLWLRNNFSTFSSQFVDTLTVVSLLCIFGVLPWDKFYGLVISGFIFKIIIALLDTPLLYLFVYLIRRRFNLKIGEEIALD encoded by the coding sequence ATGACGCAAAACGACAGAAAAAAAGCGTTTTCCATTTATCTGTACATGGGTGCGCTGTTCATCACCTCCTTGGTAGTATCTAATCTCATTTTCCAAAAATTCTTTTATTGGAACCCTTTTGGGGATACCACGGTTTTTGGGGCACCCCTTTTTGAACTTTCCGTGGGGATTTTGCCCTATCCCATCACCTTTTTGATCACGGATCTTATTTCAGAAATCTTTGGAAAGAAAAAGGCCAATCAAGTCGTTACCGCAGGTATTTTTGCCTCATTTTTCTCTATGGGCATTATTCTTTTGGCCAATTACTCACCAGCAATTGCCTCATCACCCGTGGATGATATCACCTTTACCAAGGTATTTGGACTGTCACCGTTGGGCGTACTGGCTTCCATGCTGGCGTATTTGGCCGCACAGTATATCGATATTTCCATCTATCACTTTTGGAAGCGGGTCACCAAGGGGAAAATGCTATGGCTCCGTAACAACTTTTCCACTTTTTCCTCACAATTTGTGGACACCCTTACCGTAGTAAGTCTATTATGTATATTTGGAGTATTACCCTGGGATAAATTCTACGGATTGGTCATCAGTGGTTTTATTTTTAAGATAATTATTGCGCTTCTCGACACCCCATTACTCTATCTTTTCGTATATCTAATACGTAGAAGATTTAACTTAAAAATAGGGGAAGAAATAGCTTTGGATTGA
- a CDS encoding sensor histidine kinase, with amino-acid sequence MNYDRFKDFILKYKLYHIPFWLGYHLVWLTINIGSLSEVYDYLRYSDSSPKFYFYVIFQLIGVYFNLYYLIPKLLYVGRYFSYVLAVLGTILVCNAFITSGYFFATLTSGKTLFELFGVYPNQVSKIYFVWALPSTVASMTLAMSIKLGKNWLQTEKKRLRLEKEHLETELKYLKSQINPHFLFNTINSIFALIHKNPDLASESLANFSDMLRYQLYECNDEKIVLDKELDFIENFVDLEKLRLDQGHTTMQFDIQNHTTQKKTIAPFILIPFIENAFKHVSKGKGQQNFIQMELEANDRLLQLNIINSKSVNGQPSKDVSESSGIGLKNVSRRLKLLYPESHSLAIEDQNDRFSVILKLEWQKN; translated from the coding sequence ATGAATTACGACCGTTTTAAGGATTTTATATTAAAATACAAACTCTATCATATCCCCTTTTGGTTGGGGTATCATTTGGTGTGGCTCACCATTAATATTGGGAGTCTTTCAGAAGTTTATGACTATTTGCGATACAGTGATTCTTCGCCGAAATTTTACTTCTATGTAATCTTCCAGCTTATCGGAGTCTATTTTAATCTGTATTATCTTATCCCAAAGCTGCTCTATGTGGGGCGTTACTTCAGCTATGTTTTGGCCGTTCTGGGCACTATCTTGGTCTGTAATGCCTTTATCACTAGCGGCTATTTTTTTGCCACCTTGACCTCAGGAAAAACCTTGTTTGAACTCTTCGGGGTGTATCCCAATCAGGTTTCCAAAATCTATTTTGTTTGGGCTCTCCCTTCAACCGTGGCCAGTATGACCTTGGCCATGAGCATTAAATTGGGCAAGAATTGGCTTCAAACCGAAAAAAAGAGGCTTCGCTTGGAAAAAGAGCATCTAGAAACCGAGCTCAAGTACCTTAAATCGCAGATCAATCCCCACTTTTTGTTCAATACCATCAACTCGATTTTTGCCCTTATCCACAAAAATCCTGATCTGGCTTCGGAATCCTTGGCCAATTTTTCGGACATGCTTCGGTACCAACTCTACGAATGCAATGATGAAAAAATTGTGTTGGACAAGGAGTTGGATTTTATTGAGAATTTTGTCGATTTGGAAAAATTACGTTTGGACCAAGGACATACCACGATGCAGTTTGATATTCAAAACCATACCACCCAAAAGAAAACCATTGCTCCTTTTATCCTTATCCCGTTCATCGAAAATGCCTTTAAACACGTTTCCAAGGGAAAAGGGCAGCAAAATTTTATTCAAATGGAGTTGGAAGCCAATGACAGATTACTGCAATTGAACATTATCAATAGTAAAAGTGTAAATGGTCAACCTTCCAAGGATGTCTCGGAGTCAAGTGGCATTGGACTCAAAAACGTAAGTCGAAGGCTCAAATTGCTCTATCCCGAATCACACTCCTTAGCTATTGAAGACCAAAACGATAGGTTTTCCGTAATATTGAAATTGGAATGGCAGAAAAACTAA
- the sppA gene encoding signal peptide peptidase SppA, with protein MNFLRNLLASILGSLMAFGILVGMFFIFIALVSNVDDGVVVKRNSILEFGFMPVVVDYTGKDDTDPFLGLWNNEIGLDEVVHAIRIAKEDSNIEGISLTTNFLQAGIAQTREIREALLDFKSSDKFVYAYSDFYSQKDYYLASVADEVYLNPVGAMDFKGLSTEVLYFKDFQEKTGVKMEVIRHGKYKSAVEPFLSNTMSEENRLQIQELISSIWNVIVDDVSASRNITPDNLNVIADTLGGRTPKYALASGLVDGNLHFDEYEDLLREKVYIDQNEDLNYIRFEDYALTANRQRIHTGVDKIAVIYAQGEIFYGEGGKDYIGQGLMVDALRKAKDDENIKAIVLRVDSPGGSALVSDIIWREMELTKEEKPVVVSFGNMATSGGYYIGVGGDKIFAEPTTITGSIGVFGTIPNVNELAGNIGINAEQVGTNKNSVDYSLFEPMSDTFRNTIEEGIEEAYQTFLERVAAGRNMSVDQVDVLAQGRVWSGVDAQANGLVDELGNLDDAINAAAEMAGLDGYSIRKYPKYKSDFERFMEDLGGVKSKIGEEAIKEQIGAEAYQLFSEFKQLSKQKGIQAKMPFRLNIK; from the coding sequence ATGAATTTTTTGAGAAACCTTTTGGCCTCCATTTTAGGAAGTTTAATGGCCTTTGGAATACTGGTGGGCATGTTCTTTATTTTCATCGCCTTGGTGAGTAATGTGGATGATGGCGTTGTGGTAAAGCGCAACTCCATCTTGGAGTTTGGTTTTATGCCTGTGGTTGTGGATTATACGGGCAAGGATGATACTGATCCGTTTTTGGGCCTTTGGAACAATGAAATCGGTTTGGACGAAGTTGTCCACGCCATTAGGATTGCCAAAGAGGATTCCAATATTGAGGGTATTAGCCTGACCACCAATTTTTTGCAAGCGGGCATTGCACAGACACGCGAAATACGGGAGGCATTGTTGGATTTTAAATCCTCGGACAAATTTGTGTACGCCTATTCCGATTTTTATTCCCAAAAGGATTATTACCTGGCCAGTGTGGCTGACGAAGTTTACCTAAACCCCGTTGGGGCCATGGACTTTAAAGGACTTTCCACAGAAGTACTCTATTTCAAGGATTTTCAGGAAAAAACCGGGGTGAAGATGGAGGTGATTCGCCATGGAAAATATAAAAGTGCGGTGGAACCTTTCCTTTCCAATACCATGAGTGAAGAAAATCGCTTGCAGATACAAGAATTGATATCCTCTATTTGGAACGTGATTGTTGACGATGTTTCCGCATCTCGCAACATTACACCAGATAATTTGAATGTGATTGCCGATACCCTTGGCGGACGAACACCAAAATATGCCTTGGCATCTGGACTTGTGGATGGAAATTTACATTTTGATGAGTATGAGGACTTGCTTCGGGAAAAGGTATATATTGATCAAAATGAAGATCTTAATTACATTAGGTTTGAGGACTATGCCCTAACCGCCAATCGCCAACGAATTCATACGGGAGTGGATAAAATTGCAGTGATCTATGCCCAAGGTGAAATTTTTTACGGAGAAGGGGGCAAGGATTATATTGGTCAGGGGTTAATGGTGGATGCTTTGCGTAAAGCTAAGGACGATGAAAACATAAAAGCCATTGTATTACGGGTTGATTCTCCTGGAGGGAGCGCTTTGGTTTCGGATATCATCTGGCGTGAAATGGAATTGACCAAGGAAGAAAAACCTGTGGTGGTTTCCTTTGGAAATATGGCAACATCAGGGGGATATTACATTGGTGTTGGGGGAGATAAAATTTTTGCCGAGCCTACCACAATTACCGGGTCTATTGGTGTTTTTGGAACGATTCCCAATGTAAATGAATTGGCAGGGAACATCGGTATCAATGCGGAACAAGTGGGTACCAATAAGAACTCGGTGGATTACTCGCTGTTTGAGCCTATGAGCGATACCTTTAGGAACACTATTGAGGAAGGTATTGAAGAAGCCTACCAGACCTTTTTGGAACGTGTGGCCGCTGGGCGAAACATGAGCGTGGACCAAGTGGATGTCCTTGCCCAAGGAAGGGTATGGAGTGGAGTGGATGCCCAAGCCAATGGCTTGGTGGACGAGTTGGGCAACTTGGACGATGCCATAAACGCAGCCGCTGAAATGGCCGGATTGGACGGGTATAGCATCCGGAAATACCCCAAGTACAAGTCAGATTTTGAACGGTTTATGGAAGATTTGGGTGGTGTAAAATCCAAAATAGGAGAGGAGGCCATTAAGGAACAAATAGGAGCTGAGGCCTATCAGTTGTTCTCCGAGTTCAAACAGTTGTCCAAACAAAAAGGAATACAGGCCAAGATGCCCTTTAGGCTAAACATTAAATAA